A DNA window from Paraburkholderia sp. IMGN_8 contains the following coding sequences:
- a CDS encoding PqiC family protein yields the protein MMRFRFSARCAMLWAVAAVGLATLGACSSPPGRFYTLGTGDESAIEIGTTHPSYLIDMRQVKVPASVARSQLVVQVNTAQVKILEDDRWASPVADEIHNALLVAVARQAGALDAKEFTRSDNVPVYQISADVQRFESWPASHALIDVVWSIRASNASQTLVCRSLVSQHVSAGYEALVEGHRRAIQTLAAQIAAGLRDLSARSTTVHGGTGQAALSCPSLARPSDAGIEAPVLGAAH from the coding sequence ATGATGCGATTCCGGTTCTCCGCGCGATGCGCGATGCTGTGGGCGGTGGCTGCCGTTGGGCTGGCCACGCTAGGGGCCTGTTCTTCCCCGCCAGGGCGTTTTTACACACTCGGCACAGGTGACGAATCCGCAATCGAAATCGGTACCACGCACCCGTCCTATCTGATCGACATGCGTCAGGTGAAAGTGCCTGCGTCCGTCGCGAGGAGCCAGTTGGTCGTACAGGTGAACACGGCCCAGGTCAAAATCCTGGAAGACGATCGTTGGGCGTCGCCGGTTGCCGATGAAATCCACAATGCACTGCTCGTGGCCGTGGCGCGGCAGGCGGGCGCGCTTGACGCGAAAGAGTTCACACGAAGCGACAACGTTCCTGTGTACCAGATTTCGGCCGACGTGCAGCGTTTCGAGTCGTGGCCAGCGTCACACGCGTTGATCGACGTCGTATGGAGCATACGGGCGTCGAATGCGTCGCAAACGTTGGTCTGCCGTAGCCTGGTCAGTCAGCACGTGTCCGCGGGCTATGAGGCGCTCGTCGAGGGGCACCGGCGCGCAATACAGACTCTCGCTGCACAGATCGCCGCGGGCCTGCGGGACTTGTCAGCAAGGTCAACGACGGTGCACGGCGGAACGGGGCAGGCGGCGTTATCGTGCCCATCCCTCGCGCGACCATCCGACGCGGGAATTGAGGCGCCAGTTCTGGGCGCGGCGCACTGA
- a CDS encoding TetR/AcrR family transcriptional regulator, translating into MPTTSKSRTTKRTPRAAPVSPVTAAEEREPRGARRKRETRGRLLDAALKLMSEKGMEGVAINEITEAADVGFGSFYNHFESKEAIYATLVDNVFEEFADMLDRLAGGLSDPAEVIAVSVRHTVMRARRDPVWARFLIREGFSAHTLTRGLGQRLLRDIGNGIAAKRFLVTDPFVGFLSVGGTVLSAIAAELNYVAPGAPAADVIKELGFSGEHLPERTAATLLQILGLKRAEAERVAARPLPLVEETTEAE; encoded by the coding sequence ATGCCGACCACATCAAAGTCCCGGACAACGAAACGTACTCCCCGTGCTGCGCCGGTCTCCCCGGTTACCGCTGCGGAAGAACGCGAGCCGCGCGGCGCGCGCCGCAAACGCGAGACGCGTGGCCGCCTGCTCGACGCAGCGCTCAAGCTCATGTCTGAAAAGGGGATGGAGGGCGTAGCTATCAACGAGATTACGGAGGCCGCCGATGTGGGCTTCGGCTCGTTCTACAACCACTTCGAATCGAAGGAGGCTATCTACGCGACGCTCGTCGACAATGTGTTCGAGGAATTCGCGGATATGCTGGACCGCCTCGCCGGTGGCCTCTCCGACCCGGCAGAGGTGATCGCCGTCTCCGTGCGCCATACCGTGATGCGAGCGCGGCGTGATCCCGTGTGGGCACGGTTCCTGATACGCGAAGGGTTTTCGGCACACACTCTGACCCGCGGCTTGGGTCAGCGGCTGCTGCGGGATATCGGCAACGGCATTGCGGCCAAGCGCTTCTTGGTCACGGACCCGTTCGTCGGTTTTCTTTCCGTCGGCGGCACAGTGCTCTCTGCCATTGCTGCCGAACTCAACTATGTTGCTCCGGGAGCGCCGGCGGCAGACGTCATCAAGGAGCTCGGATTCAGCGGAGAGCATTTGCCCGAGCGTACGGCGGCAACGCTACTGCAAATACTCGGGCTCAAGCGCGCGGAGGCGGAGAGGGTCGCGGCGCGTCCGCTGCCGCTGGTCGAGGAGACTACCGAAGCCGAGTAA
- a CDS encoding paraquat-inducible protein A: MEYRKLIACHECDLLFCKPAKVTGHVASCSRCGAGMTAAEGADLPLDRTCALTIAALITFCIAQAFPVIELHTSGMTSRATLFGAVRSLWAGDMRLVAIMVFCASILFPLIELLAFLYVLAPLRIGKVPPHFNGMLRVVQFVRPWGMVEVFMLGVLVTIVKMVSIAEVIPGPGLFALGALTVMLAVVATLDLGGLWDICDEIKLSRPAGIRWQKISRRLAGPNGLFRSHKAWSTAFVTARDAGLVACHTCGLVQKHIEDQSRQCCSRCGSVLHERRPESLTRTVSLLLAAALAYIPANLLPIMHATSLGRAEDDTILGGVAYFWTSGDWPLAVVVFVASVVVPILKLVILTLLTVAARRGSAWRLRERASLYRLVERVGRWSMLDVFVVALTVTLVHFGSLAVITAGSGALAFGAVVILTMLASHQFDPRLTWDNVDSKQHVLRGDE; the protein is encoded by the coding sequence ATGGAATATCGGAAACTGATTGCCTGCCACGAATGCGATTTGCTCTTTTGCAAGCCTGCGAAGGTGACAGGGCACGTCGCCAGTTGTTCGCGCTGCGGTGCGGGTATGACAGCGGCAGAGGGTGCGGACTTGCCCCTGGACCGGACCTGCGCTCTGACCATTGCGGCGCTAATTACCTTTTGTATTGCGCAGGCTTTCCCCGTCATCGAGCTTCACACCAGCGGCATGACATCCAGGGCAACCCTGTTCGGCGCCGTGCGGTCGCTATGGGCAGGCGACATGCGCCTCGTCGCAATCATGGTGTTCTGCGCGTCAATACTTTTCCCGTTGATCGAACTGCTCGCCTTTTTATATGTGCTGGCCCCGCTTCGCATAGGTAAGGTGCCGCCCCATTTCAATGGGATGCTGCGAGTCGTGCAATTCGTGCGGCCGTGGGGCATGGTCGAGGTGTTCATGCTCGGCGTGCTCGTCACAATCGTGAAGATGGTGAGCATAGCCGAGGTGATCCCTGGGCCGGGACTCTTCGCGCTGGGTGCGTTGACCGTGATGCTGGCGGTGGTCGCCACGCTCGATCTCGGCGGGCTCTGGGACATTTGCGACGAAATTAAACTTTCTCGACCCGCTGGCATTCGCTGGCAGAAGATCAGTCGCAGACTCGCGGGGCCGAACGGGCTATTCCGCTCGCACAAAGCGTGGTCAACGGCTTTTGTTACGGCAAGAGATGCAGGGCTTGTCGCCTGTCATACCTGCGGACTCGTCCAGAAGCATATCGAAGATCAATCGCGCCAGTGCTGCTCGCGATGCGGGTCCGTCCTGCACGAACGCCGTCCGGAAAGCCTGACGCGAACCGTAAGTCTGCTTCTTGCCGCTGCTCTTGCCTACATTCCAGCGAATCTGTTGCCCATCATGCACGCAACGTCGCTGGGCCGCGCCGAGGACGACACGATCCTTGGGGGCGTTGCGTATTTCTGGACGTCTGGAGACTGGCCGCTAGCCGTCGTCGTCTTCGTTGCCAGCGTCGTGGTGCCGATCCTCAAACTTGTGATTCTCACGCTTCTCACCGTGGCCGCCCGCCGCGGCTCGGCCTGGCGACTGCGTGAACGCGCAAGTCTATATCGGCTGGTCGAGCGCGTCGGCCGTTGGTCGATGCTCGACGTCTTCGTCGTAGCACTGACGGTTACCCTGGTGCATTTTGGCTCGCTTGCCGTCATCACTGCAGGCTCGGGCGCGCTCGCTTTCGGTGCCGTGGTGATCCTCACGATGCTCGCGTCACATCAGTTCGATCCCCGGCTGACCTGGGACAACGTGGACTCCAAACAGCACGTCCTTCGCGGCGATGAATGA
- a CDS encoding MlaD family protein yields the protein MHIPNLPSPAFKPRKRWLPSLIWLIPLICALIGAALVVKSISEKGPMVTVTFDRAEGLEAAKTKVKYKDVEIGSVQTITLSKDLGHVIVNIQLSKEAEKFATRGTRFWVVRPRVGASGISGLGTLLSGSYIGVDIGRSTERQTSFVGLDNPPIVTTGQAGHQYTLRGESLGSVDIGAPIFYHRIQVGQVVGFSLDPHGAGVIVNVFVNAPFDQYVGTNTRWWHASGVDLRLDSNGLKLNTQSLATVVVGGLAFQMPPGQDAGQPAADKAEFRLASDESDAMREPDGQPLNVVMRFNQSLRGLSVGAPVDLRGIALGQVTEIGIEYNEKQKTFSMKVSMALYPDRLSRRSSEALPAPDTAGGHELLQHLVSEGLRGQLRTGNLLTGQLYVALDMFPKAPRATVDVRENPIELPTVPNTLDELQVQIADIARKLNQVPFDKIGANLNGALENASRLFGHMDSEVVPQARDTLAAAQKTFSTAESTLRQTAPMQADVQDAMQELTRTLQSLNALADYLERHPQALLFGKKGDKQ from the coding sequence ATGCATATTCCCAACCTACCCAGTCCCGCATTCAAGCCGCGAAAACGTTGGCTTCCATCCCTGATCTGGTTAATCCCGTTAATCTGCGCGCTGATTGGCGCCGCGCTGGTGGTCAAATCTATTTCGGAGAAGGGACCGATGGTGACGGTCACTTTCGATAGGGCAGAGGGCCTGGAGGCGGCCAAGACAAAGGTCAAATACAAGGACGTGGAGATCGGTTCGGTACAGACCATCACGCTGTCGAAGGACCTCGGGCATGTCATCGTGAACATACAGTTGAGCAAGGAGGCCGAGAAGTTCGCGACCCGCGGCACGCGCTTCTGGGTGGTTCGCCCGCGTGTCGGTGCCAGCGGCATCTCCGGCCTCGGTACATTGCTCTCTGGCTCGTACATCGGCGTTGACATCGGGCGGTCGACAGAAAGACAAACCTCGTTTGTTGGCCTTGATAATCCACCCATCGTCACGACTGGACAGGCGGGGCATCAGTACACGCTGCGTGGCGAGTCGCTGGGCTCGGTCGATATCGGCGCGCCCATCTTCTACCATCGTATCCAGGTGGGGCAGGTGGTCGGTTTCTCTCTCGACCCGCACGGTGCTGGAGTAATCGTCAATGTTTTCGTCAACGCCCCGTTCGACCAGTACGTCGGCACCAATACACGGTGGTGGCATGCGAGCGGCGTCGATCTTCGTCTCGATTCCAACGGTCTCAAGCTCAATACGCAATCTCTGGCGACCGTGGTCGTCGGTGGACTGGCATTCCAGATGCCACCAGGGCAGGACGCAGGACAACCCGCTGCCGACAAGGCCGAGTTTCGACTGGCATCCGACGAGTCAGACGCGATGCGTGAGCCCGACGGTCAGCCACTCAATGTGGTAATGCGCTTTAACCAGTCGCTGCGCGGACTGTCTGTGGGCGCGCCCGTCGACCTTCGCGGAATTGCGCTGGGGCAAGTTACGGAGATCGGGATTGAATACAACGAAAAGCAGAAGACATTCAGTATGAAGGTGTCGATGGCGCTTTATCCCGACCGGCTCAGCCGGCGCTCCAGCGAGGCGCTACCCGCTCCGGACACAGCCGGCGGCCACGAGTTGCTGCAACACCTCGTCTCCGAAGGGCTGAGGGGCCAGCTGCGAACGGGGAACCTGCTGACCGGGCAGCTCTATGTCGCGCTCGACATGTTCCCGAAAGCGCCTCGAGCGACCGTCGACGTGCGCGAAAACCCGATCGAACTGCCGACCGTGCCCAACACGCTCGACGAGCTTCAGGTTCAGATCGCGGACATTGCAAGGAAGCTGAACCAGGTACCGTTCGACAAGATCGGAGCGAATCTGAACGGCGCACTTGAAAACGCCAGCAGGCTGTTCGGGCACATGGACAGCGAGGTCGTTCCGCAAGCCCGGGACACGCTGGCTGCCGCGCAGAAGACCTTCAGTACCGCCGAATCGACGCTCCGTCAGACCGCGCCGATGCAGGCCGACGTCCAGGATGCGATGCAGGAATTGACGCGCACGCTGCAATCCCTCAACGCGCTCGCCGACTATCTGGAACGTCATCCCCAAGCGCTGCTGTTCGGCAAGAAAGGAGATAAACAATGA
- a CDS encoding efflux transporter outer membrane subunit — protein MSFAYKTSGLAVAVALALTACSFGPSGEPPAMASPEHYGAQAQPPRTVAAGGVAQQFDIGATSVPQWWRLYRSDALDGLVEEGLQNSPTLMATQRTLAAAQEELRAQVGASTMPSIDGTAQVQRARSPVVPGLGPQQVQYNYFAGQLVASYNFDLFGQTRYANKASAARVNVQAYQLEAARRALAANIVGTAISVATLDRQIALTERLVAVANEAANEDQQRYALGSVSRAQALASTQDAASVAAALPALRQQRASAVHALAVLMGRTPDNAPAVPDLDSLALPEHVPVAVPSDLLRSRPDIQAADAAVKAAAADVGAATAQLFPSLSLTGSMGRGGFSWPALLSGAGGLWAIGAGLSQPIFHGGALFAQRRASIDTYDAAVLHYKSTVLSAFQDVANSLDALDNDAQTLASTEAAAQAARAAFDDTVARHRIGSLPSTAQHASEQRFLNAQLSSVRATGQRMSDTAALFQAMGEPPADQKAASTK, from the coding sequence ATGAGCTTTGCATACAAGACATCCGGCCTCGCCGTGGCGGTGGCCCTCGCGCTGACGGCGTGCTCATTCGGCCCCAGCGGAGAGCCGCCGGCGATGGCTTCGCCTGAGCATTACGGCGCACAGGCGCAGCCGCCGAGGACGGTCGCGGCTGGTGGCGTTGCCCAGCAGTTCGATATTGGCGCCACGTCCGTACCGCAATGGTGGCGGCTTTACCGCTCGGACGCACTCGATGGGCTCGTAGAGGAGGGTTTGCAAAACAGCCCGACGCTGATGGCTACGCAGCGCACGCTAGCGGCCGCGCAAGAGGAGCTTCGCGCGCAGGTCGGCGCATCCACGATGCCGTCAATCGACGGCACCGCGCAGGTCCAGCGCGCACGATCGCCCGTCGTGCCCGGGCTCGGCCCTCAGCAGGTGCAATACAACTATTTTGCGGGCCAGCTTGTCGCGAGCTACAACTTCGACCTGTTCGGGCAGACGCGTTACGCGAACAAGGCGAGCGCCGCTCGCGTGAACGTGCAGGCGTATCAACTCGAAGCGGCGCGGCGTGCGCTTGCGGCTAACATCGTCGGCACGGCGATCAGTGTGGCCACGCTCGATCGCCAGATCGCGCTCACCGAACGGCTCGTTGCCGTCGCCAATGAGGCTGCGAACGAGGACCAGCAGCGCTACGCGCTTGGCTCCGTCTCGCGCGCACAGGCACTCGCTTCGACGCAGGATGCCGCGTCCGTTGCGGCGGCGCTGCCCGCCTTGCGTCAGCAACGCGCGTCGGCCGTGCACGCACTTGCGGTGCTGATGGGCCGCACGCCCGATAACGCGCCGGCCGTTCCCGACCTGGACAGCCTCGCGCTGCCTGAGCACGTGCCTGTCGCGGTGCCGTCCGATCTGCTGCGTTCGCGCCCGGACATTCAGGCAGCGGACGCCGCTGTGAAGGCAGCCGCTGCCGACGTGGGCGCTGCGACTGCGCAGCTGTTTCCAAGCCTGTCGCTTACCGGTTCGATGGGCCGGGGCGGCTTCAGCTGGCCCGCGCTGCTGTCGGGAGCGGGCGGGCTGTGGGCCATCGGCGCGGGCCTGTCGCAGCCGATCTTCCATGGCGGCGCGCTGTTCGCGCAACGCCGCGCATCAATCGATACGTACGATGCGGCGGTTCTGCACTACAAGTCGACGGTGCTGTCGGCATTCCAGGACGTCGCCAATTCGCTGGACGCCCTGGATAACGATGCGCAGACACTCGCCTCGACCGAAGCGGCGGCCCAGGCAGCGCGGGCAGCATTCGACGATACGGTGGCACGCCACCGCATCGGCTCGCTGCCTTCCACGGCGCAGCATGCGAGCGAGCAGCGCTTTCTCAACGCGCAACTCAGCTCTGTCCGCGCGACGGGGCAACGCATGAGCGATACAGCAGCGCTGTTCCAGGCGATGGGTGAGCCGCCTGCCGATCAGAAGGCGGCGTCAACCAAATGA